The Streptomyces sp. NBC_01775 genome includes a region encoding these proteins:
- a CDS encoding SDR family NAD(P)-dependent oxidoreductase, producing MGKLDGRVALVSGAARGQGEQEARLFAAEGAKVVLGDVLDERGERVAAELGAESAAYVHLDVRSEESWQAAAEAAERRFGPVDALVNNAGILRFHELAATPVEEFREVIEVNQTGCFLGMKTLVPYIERAGGGTIVNTASYAAMAGMAFLTAYAASKAAIVGMTRVASMELAGKGVRVNAMCPGAIDTPMTNPAKAAESGLRVEGGGAGELDAFYAKLIPQGRVGRPEEVARLALFLSCEDSSYVTGQPFVIDGGWLAGVSVL from the coding sequence ATGGGGAAGCTGGATGGCAGGGTGGCGCTGGTGAGCGGTGCCGCGCGGGGCCAGGGTGAGCAGGAGGCCCGGCTGTTCGCCGCCGAGGGCGCCAAGGTCGTCCTGGGCGACGTCCTGGACGAGCGGGGCGAGCGGGTCGCCGCCGAACTGGGCGCCGAGTCCGCCGCCTACGTGCACCTGGACGTACGCAGCGAGGAGAGCTGGCAGGCGGCTGCCGAGGCGGCCGAGCGCCGGTTCGGACCCGTGGACGCGCTGGTCAACAACGCGGGCATCCTGCGCTTCCACGAGCTGGCCGCGACCCCCGTCGAGGAGTTCCGCGAGGTGATCGAGGTCAACCAGACCGGCTGCTTCCTCGGCATGAAGACCCTCGTGCCGTACATCGAGCGGGCCGGCGGCGGCACCATCGTCAACACCGCCTCGTACGCGGCCATGGCGGGCATGGCCTTCCTCACCGCCTACGCCGCGAGCAAGGCCGCCATCGTGGGCATGACCCGCGTCGCGTCCATGGAGCTGGCGGGCAAAGGTGTGCGGGTGAACGCCATGTGTCCCGGCGCGATCGACACCCCGATGACGAACCCGGCGAAGGCCGCCGAGAGCGGGCTGCGGGTGGAAGGAGGCGGTGCCGGGGAACTGGACGCCTTCTACGCCAAGCTCATCCCGCAGGGCCGGGTGGGGCGGCCGGAGGAAGTCGCCCGGCTGGCACTCTTTCTGAGCTGCGAGGACTCCTCGTACGTCACGGGGCAGCCGTTCGTCATCGACGGCGGGTGGCTGGCCGGGGTCTCCGTCCTTTGA